Proteins encoded within one genomic window of Companilactobacillus zhachilii:
- a CDS encoding aspartate kinase: MKVVKFGGSSLATGEQFEKVINIVSDDFERKVIVTSAPGKRFTGDTKVTDLLIEYANAVIENVDSTNIVKEIISRYREISDHFKLDGSVIKLLKDKLVNLTKTNFVDEKYLMAAFKAHGELLNAILLNSVLNAQGIKSVFIDPKDAGIIVHGQPNDADISPETYLNLDKLQLPNDAKVVFPGFFGYSQDGSIYTFSRGGSDITGALLSRGLHADLYENFTDVDAIYAANNHVVKHPQAIKKMSYREMRELSYAGFSVFQDEAIIPAVKGQVPVNVKNTNNPSAEGTLIVPEQFLFNPSNQITGIACSKRFSALYIHRYLLNKEVGFTLKLLQIFYKYNISYEHMPSGIDDLTVIFDRSKLDKTTIKHLCHDVKEILQPDYLEWIDDYAIIMVVGEGIAHNVNTLGEIIDSLTKNNIAIHMINQGASRISIMIGIQESDADEAVKQIYKTFFN, translated from the coding sequence ATGAAGGTCGTTAAGTTTGGGGGCAGTTCCCTCGCCACTGGAGAACAGTTTGAGAAGGTCATTAATATCGTCAGTGATGACTTTGAAAGAAAGGTTATTGTAACCTCTGCTCCAGGAAAACGTTTCACAGGCGATACTAAAGTTACTGATTTATTAATTGAGTACGCAAATGCAGTTATTGAGAATGTTGATTCCACAAACATTGTCAAAGAGATTATCTCAAGATACCGTGAAATAAGCGACCATTTTAAACTCGATGGTTCCGTTATTAAACTTCTAAAAGATAAATTAGTTAATCTTACTAAAACAAACTTTGTTGATGAAAAATATTTAATGGCAGCGTTCAAAGCACACGGGGAACTTCTCAACGCCATCCTCTTAAATTCCGTCCTAAATGCACAAGGAATCAAGTCAGTTTTCATTGATCCAAAAGATGCCGGGATTATTGTTCATGGTCAACCTAACGATGCTGATATTTCACCAGAAACTTACCTTAATTTAGATAAATTACAATTACCCAACGATGCCAAAGTAGTTTTTCCTGGTTTCTTTGGTTACAGTCAAGATGGAAGTATTTATACTTTCTCACGTGGTGGATCAGACATTACTGGCGCCCTACTTAGTCGAGGTTTGCACGCTGATTTATACGAAAACTTTACCGATGTTGATGCCATTTATGCAGCTAACAACCATGTTGTTAAACATCCACAAGCCATCAAAAAAATGTCCTATCGAGAAATGCGTGAACTTTCATATGCCGGTTTTTCAGTTTTCCAAGATGAAGCAATCATTCCCGCTGTGAAAGGACAAGTACCTGTCAACGTTAAAAATACTAACAATCCTAGCGCTGAAGGAACTTTGATTGTGCCGGAACAATTCCTCTTTAATCCTTCTAATCAAATTACCGGAATTGCCTGTTCAAAACGCTTTTCGGCATTATATATCCACCGCTATTTGTTGAATAAAGAAGTTGGTTTTACTTTGAAACTACTCCAAATTTTTTATAAATATAATATTTCATACGAACATATGCCATCTGGTATTGATGACTTAACTGTTATTTTTGATCGTAGTAAACTTGATAAAACAACTATCAAACACCTTTGCCACGACGTTAAAGAAATCCTTCAACCTGATTATTTGGAATGGATCGATGACTACGCAATTATTATGGTGGTCGGTGAAGGAATTGCACATAACGTCAATACATTGGGTGAAATTATTGACTCATTAACTAAAAATAACATTGCCATCCATATGATTAACCAAGGCGCTTCACGCATTTCTATCATGATTGGAATACAAGAATCTGACGCTGATGAAGCAGTAAAACAAATTTATAAAACATTCTTCAACTAA
- a CDS encoding LTA synthase family protein, with protein sequence MKRITKGISNFLNTRLGFVILAVLLYTLKTIYAYETKFNLGVKGSIQTFLMIINPIPVMLLLFGISLYMKGRKSYIFLLVIDFLDTVWLFSNILYYREFSDFLTMVLIKGSGSVSNNLGKSILGILKPSDFLVFTDVIILILLLAFHVIKMDVKRLNWKIPVLISSLAVLLFGANLTLAESDRSQLLTRTFDNNYIVKYLGLNVFNVYDMIKTTKTNAVKSQAKSSDINSIEKYMKDNYVQPNVEYTGVAKGKNVFIIHLESLQQFMIDYKWDGQEVTPNLNKLYHEDDTLSFDNFFNQVGQGKTADAELMLENSLFGLPEGSAMVTDGTTNTFQAAPAILDQEAGYTSASFHGDVPSFWNRDNAYKSWGYDYFFSSNYYKEKKSYNVGYGMKDKIFLRDSAQYIEQLPQPFYAKLITVTNHYPYTLDKKNQTIEKTDTGDKTVDGYVQTAHYLDQSIGEFMAWLKETGLDKNSMIVLYGDHYGISNNHKKAMAKLTGIKGFNEFNDAQYQRVPFMIHMDGLKGGINHTYGGEIDVLPTILNLLGVDNKNMVQFGSDLLSSEHPQLVAFRNGNFVSPTVTKVGGTYYNTKTGKVDKNISKSEKEKLSNRVTTELSLSDRVINGDLLRFHKLPGFTTVNKKEYSYKKSTALKELKKAQKKNGTSLLAQNDNKSMVDLYQTDAPELSSDK encoded by the coding sequence ATGAAGCGTATTACTAAAGGTATTTCTAATTTTTTAAATACTAGGCTAGGTTTTGTGATCCTAGCTGTATTGCTATACACTCTTAAAACCATTTATGCTTATGAAACTAAGTTTAATTTGGGTGTTAAGGGTTCTATTCAAACATTCTTGATGATTATCAATCCAATTCCAGTTATGTTATTGCTGTTTGGTATCTCATTGTATATGAAAGGGAGAAAGTCTTATATCTTCCTTTTGGTCATTGATTTCTTGGACACTGTCTGGTTATTCTCGAATATTTTATATTATCGTGAATTTTCAGACTTTTTGACAATGGTTTTGATCAAGGGTTCAGGTTCAGTTTCAAATAACTTAGGTAAGAGTATCTTAGGGATTTTGAAACCATCTGATTTCTTGGTCTTTACCGATGTGATCATTTTGATATTATTGTTGGCATTCCATGTTATTAAAATGGATGTTAAACGACTCAACTGGAAGATACCAGTTTTGATTAGTTCGCTAGCAGTATTACTATTTGGAGCTAACTTAACTTTGGCTGAAAGTGATCGTTCACAATTGTTAACCAGAACTTTTGACAATAACTATATCGTTAAATATTTGGGGCTAAATGTCTTTAATGTCTACGATATGATAAAAACGACGAAAACCAATGCTGTTAAGTCGCAGGCAAAGAGTTCAGATATCAACTCGATTGAAAAGTATATGAAGGATAATTACGTTCAACCCAATGTAGAATATACTGGGGTTGCTAAAGGTAAGAATGTCTTTATTATTCATTTGGAAAGTTTGCAACAATTCATGATTGACTATAAGTGGGATGGACAAGAAGTAACACCTAACTTAAATAAGCTCTATCACGAAGATGATACTCTGAGCTTTGATAATTTCTTTAATCAAGTTGGACAAGGTAAAACAGCCGATGCTGAATTGATGCTTGAAAACTCACTCTTTGGATTGCCAGAAGGATCAGCTATGGTTACAGATGGTACAACTAATACCTTCCAAGCTGCGCCGGCTATTCTTGATCAAGAAGCGGGCTATACATCAGCCTCATTCCATGGGGATGTTCCAAGTTTCTGGAATCGTGACAACGCTTATAAGTCATGGGGTTACGATTACTTCTTCAGTTCCAACTATTATAAAGAGAAGAAGAGTTATAACGTTGGTTATGGTATGAAGGATAAGATTTTCTTGAGAGATTCAGCTCAATATATCGAACAATTGCCACAACCATTTTATGCAAAACTAATTACTGTTACGAACCACTATCCATATACTTTGGACAAGAAGAATCAAACAATCGAAAAGACTGATACTGGTGATAAGACTGTTGATGGCTATGTTCAAACTGCTCATTACTTGGATCAATCGATTGGTGAGTTCATGGCCTGGTTGAAAGAAACTGGCTTAGATAAAAATAGTATGATCGTACTTTATGGTGATCATTATGGTATTTCAAATAACCATAAGAAAGCTATGGCTAAGTTAACTGGTATTAAAGGATTCAATGAGTTTAACGACGCTCAATATCAACGTGTACCGTTTATGATTCATATGGATGGATTAAAAGGTGGCATCAATCATACTTACGGTGGTGAGATTGACGTTCTACCAACTATCTTGAATTTATTAGGCGTTGATAATAAGAACATGGTTCAATTTGGTAGTGATTTGCTATCCAGCGAACATCCACAACTCGTAGCCTTTAGAAATGGTAATTTTGTTTCACCAACAGTAACAAAGGTTGGAGGAACTTACTACAATACTAAGACGGGTAAAGTAGATAAAAATATTTCGAAATCAGAAAAAGAAAAACTCTCTAATAGGGTAACAACCGAGCTGTCGTTGTCAGATCGTGTTATTAATGGGGACCTATTGAGATTCCATAAATTACCTGGCTTTACAACTGTTAATAAGAAGGAATACTCATATAAGAAGAGTACCGCTTTGAAAGAGTTGAAGAAGGCTCAGAAGAAGAACGGAACAAGTCTTTTGGCTCAAAATGACAATAAGTCAATGGTTGATCTCTATCAAACCGATGCACCAGAATTGAGTTCTGATAAATAA
- a CDS encoding glycosyltransferase family 4 protein has product MIKINMFSSADKVAGQGVGSAYKELIGLLKDHFSDEFDVKINDFHASDLSHYHTIDPQFYLSTFSKKRGRKIGYVHFLPETLEGSIKLPAPAKSVFYKYVISFYKRMDQIVVVNPTFIDKLVAHGLDRKKIKYIPNFVSTENFYEKTAEEKADFRKKLGIPEDKCVVFGDGQVQERKGVDDFYKLAQTNPDIQFIWAGGFSFGKITDGYDRYKDMIDNAPSNMKFTGIVDRNDLVNYYNICNLFLLPSYDELFPMSVLEAFSCGAPVLLRDLELYRAIIDGYYQKADGFADMNAFINKANQDRSILDDFKKKSKEAANQYSEENLSKIWYDFYTSQYNIANGINNE; this is encoded by the coding sequence TCAGTGATGAATTTGATGTTAAAATCAATGACTTTCACGCTAGCGATTTGAGTCACTATCACACAATTGATCCGCAATTTTACTTGTCAACTTTTTCTAAGAAACGTGGCCGTAAAATCGGTTATGTTCATTTTCTACCAGAAACGCTTGAGGGTAGTATTAAATTACCTGCACCAGCAAAGAGTGTTTTTTATAAATATGTCATCAGTTTTTACAAACGTATGGATCAAATCGTTGTCGTCAACCCAACTTTTATCGATAAGTTAGTTGCTCATGGTTTGGATCGTAAGAAGATTAAATATATTCCAAATTTTGTTTCAACCGAGAATTTCTATGAAAAGACGGCTGAAGAAAAAGCTGATTTCCGTAAGAAACTAGGTATTCCTGAAGATAAATGTGTAGTTTTCGGGGATGGTCAAGTTCAAGAACGTAAGGGTGTCGATGATTTCTACAAGTTAGCTCAGACAAATCCTGATATTCAATTTATTTGGGCCGGTGGTTTTTCATTTGGCAAAATTACTGACGGTTACGACCGCTATAAAGATATGATTGACAATGCGCCAAGCAATATGAAGTTCACAGGGATTGTTGATAGAAACGATTTAGTCAACTACTATAATATTTGTAATTTATTCTTGTTGCCTTCATATGATGAATTATTCCCAATGTCAGTTTTGGAAGCATTCAGTTGTGGGGCACCAGTGTTGTTACGTGATTTGGAATTGTATCGTGCTATTATTGATGGATACTATCAAAAGGCTGATGGTTTTGCGGATATGAATGCTTTCATCAATAAGGCTAATCAAGATCGTTCCATTTTGGATGATTTTAAGAAGAAGTCTAAAGAAGCTGCTAATCAATACTCAGAAGAAAATTTGAGTAAAATTTGGTATGATTTCTATACGAGTCAATATAATATTGCAAACGGGATAAATAATGAGTAG
- a CDS encoding VOC family protein gives MQSQIYPYLAFKNAKEALKYYQEVFGATEIYRLSPQPQQAEQFDIPEGTDLDNLTMHAGFTILGMKLECADAFNGDTNPSEQVSLLLDINNEDPESAQAADEFYEHLVQSKQVTINMPFAEQFWGGKMGSFTDKYGINWMLHTSPWSQSQDHQTK, from the coding sequence ATGCAATCACAAATTTATCCATACCTCGCATTCAAAAACGCCAAAGAAGCACTTAAATATTATCAAGAAGTTTTTGGTGCGACTGAGATTTATCGTTTAAGCCCTCAACCCCAACAGGCTGAGCAATTTGATATTCCTGAAGGTACTGACTTAGACAATCTAACGATGCATGCTGGATTCACTATCCTTGGCATGAAGCTTGAATGTGCTGATGCTTTTAATGGTGATACAAACCCTTCTGAGCAAGTTTCACTCCTATTAGATATCAATAATGAAGATCCAGAGAGTGCTCAAGCAGCCGATGAATTTTATGAACATTTAGTTCAATCTAAACAAGTCACTATTAATATGCCTTTTGCTGAACAATTTTGGGGTGGTAAAATGGGTAGCTTTACTGACAAATATGGTATCAATTGGATGTTACACACCTCCCCTTGGTCACAATCTCAAGATCATCAGACAAAGTAA
- a CDS encoding lysylphosphatidylglycerol synthase transmembrane domain-containing protein: protein MSRKQIAALFVMLGLGIGIFWWEARKIDFNSLVSTFKSLNYFWLAVAFLSILLSYGVEALVLHTLLKKKEDRKFGWWEMYRIPLIQALFNAITPFSSGGQPAQLVGLMQSKIDGGRASSVLLMKFVIYQAMVLVNFIIAMLVSFNSVAKHFSGLATLIVFGMVIHVVTISFLLMIMYYYDFTKKMVQIVLKPVLFFLKEEKRDKILQLATNYIDSFYQESLVLKREKKKVIKASLLTILQLFLYYFVVYFVLLALNCDHVNVVDVLVMHIMIVMIVSIFPIPGGSGGAEFSFKTLFAGFIPSPSGLILGMFLWRFITYYLGMFLGIIAVSKKPKIEQQVANKSMERK, encoded by the coding sequence ATGAGTAGAAAACAAATTGCTGCACTTTTTGTAATGCTGGGATTAGGTATCGGTATTTTCTGGTGGGAAGCTAGAAAGATCGATTTCAATTCCTTAGTTTCAACTTTTAAAAGTCTGAACTACTTTTGGCTAGCGGTGGCATTCTTGTCAATTTTGTTATCGTATGGTGTTGAAGCTTTAGTTTTGCATACACTTTTAAAGAAAAAAGAAGATCGCAAGTTTGGCTGGTGGGAAATGTATCGTATTCCATTGATTCAAGCTTTGTTTAATGCGATAACGCCATTCTCATCTGGTGGTCAACCAGCTCAGTTAGTTGGTTTGATGCAGTCAAAGATTGATGGTGGTCGTGCTAGTTCGGTGTTACTGATGAAGTTTGTTATTTATCAGGCAATGGTTTTAGTCAACTTCATTATTGCAATGTTAGTTAGTTTCAATAGTGTGGCTAAACACTTTTCAGGATTAGCGACATTAATCGTATTTGGGATGGTCATTCACGTTGTTACAATTTCATTCTTATTAATGATCATGTATTACTACGATTTCACAAAAAAAATGGTCCAAATTGTTTTAAAACCGGTTTTATTTTTTCTTAAAGAGGAAAAACGTGATAAAATTTTACAGTTAGCTACGAACTATATCGATAGCTTTTATCAAGAGAGTTTAGTATTGAAGCGTGAGAAGAAAAAGGTAATCAAAGCTTCATTGCTAACTATCTTGCAACTATTCTTATACTATTTCGTAGTTTACTTTGTTTTACTAGCTTTAAATTGCGATCACGTTAATGTCGTCGATGTCTTAGTGATGCACATTATGATCGTTATGATTGTCTCAATTTTCCCAATCCCTGGTGGATCAGGTGGGGCGGAATTCAGTTTCAAGACTTTGTTTGCTGGATTTATACCTTCTCCTTCAGGATTGATCTTGGGTATGTTTTTATGGAGATTTATTACGTATTATTTGGGGATGTTCTTAGGGATTATTGCTGTTTCGAAGAAACCGAAAATTGAACAACAAGTTGCTAATAAATCTATGGAGCGAAAATAA
- the dapF gene encoding diaminopimelate epimerase has product MVKLLKVHGSENKFFILDQTLLETPLTDSELKSVAINFCSNILEGADGLLVIDTSENCLGKMRVINADGSEAKMCGNGLRTVSRYLSEKYQLDEFQVETMEANLDVAKATDFYPGVPAFSVEISPISFKQTDLPFSYQHETEMIGQRVPEFLPDQTFTAIAVPNPHLISFVPEVSQLELGDLGQRLNGQNEYFPEGVNVSFSQILDTNKLFVQTYERGVGFTNACGTGMSATSLAFALLHSDKFDSEQDISIFNPGGMVKTHVTLSAVKENSQLRLIGNATFTHELEINEHDLHDNNLTNINITNTDEEADYQKFVKSIAQ; this is encoded by the coding sequence ATGGTAAAACTACTCAAAGTACATGGTTCAGAAAATAAGTTTTTTATCTTAGATCAAACACTCCTAGAAACACCATTAACTGATAGCGAATTGAAATCAGTTGCCATTAATTTCTGCAGCAACATCCTTGAGGGTGCAGATGGACTATTAGTAATTGATACAAGTGAAAATTGTTTAGGAAAGATGCGGGTTATCAATGCTGATGGCAGTGAAGCAAAAATGTGCGGTAACGGCCTAAGAACCGTCAGCCGCTATTTATCCGAGAAATATCAGCTTGATGAATTTCAAGTGGAAACTATGGAAGCTAATCTGGATGTTGCCAAAGCGACTGATTTCTATCCCGGAGTACCTGCATTCAGTGTTGAAATTTCTCCTATTTCATTTAAGCAAACTGATCTACCATTTTCCTATCAACACGAAACAGAAATGATTGGTCAACGTGTCCCTGAGTTCCTACCCGACCAAACTTTTACTGCCATTGCGGTTCCTAATCCTCACCTAATTAGTTTTGTTCCCGAAGTAAGTCAGTTAGAATTAGGTGATCTAGGACAAAGACTCAATGGTCAAAACGAATATTTTCCTGAAGGTGTTAATGTTAGTTTTAGCCAAATACTCGATACGAATAAATTATTTGTTCAAACGTATGAACGCGGAGTTGGCTTCACTAATGCCTGTGGTACTGGAATGTCAGCCACGAGTTTAGCATTTGCACTACTACATTCCGATAAGTTTGATTCCGAACAAGATATTAGTATCTTCAATCCTGGCGGTATGGTTAAAACTCACGTTACATTGAGTGCCGTTAAAGAAAACAGCCAGTTACGATTAATCGGCAATGCAACTTTTACACATGAATTAGAAATCAATGAACATGATCTACACGACAACAATCTAACTAACATCAACATTACTAATACTGACGAAGAAGCCGATTATCAAAAATTTGTTAAAAGTATTGCTCAATAA
- a CDS encoding cation-translocating P-type ATPase, whose product MFYNQNIDRIFTELKTSRHEGLTAKEAQARLEKYGRNEMQQDPPTPIWKIFIRSFKEPLVIILLLAVLLSLISGIYELTNGGDLQHARSSFYESIAIMILILINSGLSIWQTVNARKSLDSLKEMNNHQVSVLRDSSWEKMSATLLVPGDIIGVKMGDFIEADVRWFKVSELQVLEAHLTGESEPISKVTAELADETDLGDRKNMGYSGSTVTNGNGYAVIVATGMDTELGKIAGLLKNVPDSKTPIEKTINELTQKLMYVAAGVVLFTLVAGGFKTWLTTGTFSFTSFTAILSTAIALAVAAIPDALPAVLSIVLTIGAKVLSKSKGLIKSLNSVETLGSTTFIASDKTGTLTKNEMTVTRFFTNGIEFEVEGRGYEPLGEITPKDMTSARQFIVASILNNEANVSINETGNYVPFGNPTDVALVVLGLKCNIDRHELLNQKAEIDYDILRIFPFDSTRKMMSVVVKAGNEFKVLTKGAPDVLLSRADAKTDQHAFEMKVNKFASEALRTLAVGERIISEDEALNSTMEELENNISILGLAGIIDPPREEVKQSVETLHDASINVVMITGDHAKTAQAIAAKLGIISDDESQVIEGKQIDKMSDDELFNTVEDIRVYARVSPEHKQRIIKQLQRHGEVVAMTGDGVNDAPALRSADIGIAMGINGTDVTKESADLILLDDKFTTIEHSVAAGRTIFTNIKNFMRHELTTNVAEVLSLMFGLLFITRDIGHVSSSTPILTALMVLWVNMISDALPSFALGYDVPESDIMNKPPRDTHKTILDSKMMMRIVVRGVTMGLVVFGAFVLAARKGMQVEEAQTVAFLTLVFGQLWNVFDARSSKTLYHRNPFSNSKLIMAVAFSALSSLFVTMSPFFNEVMGTARLSAGVYLMLIFVPAIPVFLISGIKAVLLKGNLYEVTD is encoded by the coding sequence ATGTTTTACAATCAAAATATAGATAGGATATTCACTGAACTGAAAACTAGTCGTCATGAAGGGTTGACTGCCAAGGAAGCACAGGCTCGACTTGAAAAGTATGGACGAAATGAGATGCAACAGGATCCACCCACGCCCATTTGGAAAATATTTATTCGTAGTTTTAAAGAGCCACTAGTAATAATTTTATTACTAGCGGTTTTGTTATCTTTGATAAGTGGAATTTATGAATTGACCAATGGTGGAGATCTTCAGCATGCGAGGTCTTCTTTTTATGAATCGATAGCTATTATGATCTTGATTCTAATTAATAGTGGACTTTCGATTTGGCAAACGGTCAATGCTAGGAAGTCTTTAGATAGTCTTAAAGAGATGAATAATCATCAGGTTTCAGTTTTGCGTGATAGTAGCTGGGAGAAAATGTCAGCTACTTTGTTGGTGCCAGGAGATATTATTGGTGTAAAGATGGGCGATTTCATCGAGGCAGATGTGCGCTGGTTCAAAGTTTCGGAATTACAAGTCTTAGAAGCACATTTGACTGGTGAATCAGAACCTATCAGTAAAGTAACTGCTGAATTGGCCGACGAAACGGACTTGGGCGATCGTAAGAATATGGGATATTCAGGCTCAACAGTTACGAATGGTAATGGTTACGCAGTGATTGTTGCAACTGGAATGGACACTGAACTTGGAAAAATTGCAGGACTACTGAAGAATGTGCCTGATTCCAAAACGCCAATTGAAAAGACTATTAATGAATTGACGCAGAAGTTAATGTACGTTGCGGCTGGGGTAGTGTTATTTACGCTGGTTGCCGGGGGATTCAAAACTTGGTTGACCACGGGAACATTTTCCTTTACTAGTTTTACGGCAATTCTTTCAACGGCAATTGCTTTAGCAGTGGCTGCAATTCCCGATGCACTGCCGGCGGTGTTATCAATTGTTTTAACGATTGGTGCAAAAGTTTTATCGAAAAGTAAGGGACTCATCAAGTCGCTTAATAGTGTTGAAACATTGGGCTCAACAACATTTATTGCTTCAGATAAGACCGGCACTTTAACGAAAAATGAGATGACAGTAACTCGATTTTTTACTAACGGAATTGAATTTGAAGTTGAAGGGCGCGGATATGAACCGTTGGGAGAAATAACTCCGAAGGATATGACGTCTGCGAGGCAGTTTATTGTTGCAAGTATTTTGAATAATGAAGCTAATGTATCAATAAATGAAACTGGAAATTACGTACCCTTTGGTAATCCAACCGATGTGGCTTTAGTTGTTCTGGGATTAAAATGTAATATCGATCGTCACGAGTTATTAAATCAAAAGGCAGAAATTGACTATGATATTTTACGGATTTTTCCATTTGACAGCACTAGAAAAATGATGAGTGTTGTTGTTAAGGCAGGAAATGAGTTTAAAGTGTTGACCAAAGGTGCTCCAGACGTATTGCTAAGTAGGGCAGATGCAAAAACTGACCAGCATGCTTTTGAAATGAAAGTTAATAAATTTGCCAGTGAGGCGCTTAGAACTTTGGCAGTAGGTGAACGCATTATCTCTGAAGATGAAGCACTTAACTCTACAATGGAAGAATTAGAGAATAATATTTCAATTTTAGGACTAGCCGGTATAATTGATCCACCTCGTGAAGAAGTAAAGCAATCTGTTGAAACACTACATGACGCCTCGATTAATGTTGTTATGATCACTGGTGACCATGCTAAAACGGCACAAGCAATTGCTGCTAAGTTGGGAATTATTTCCGATGATGAGTCACAAGTTATTGAAGGCAAGCAGATTGATAAAATGTCTGATGATGAATTGTTCAATACTGTAGAGGATATTAGGGTATATGCACGGGTGTCACCTGAACATAAACAACGAATTATCAAGCAATTACAGCGACATGGTGAAGTTGTTGCTATGACTGGTGATGGAGTGAATGATGCACCTGCGCTTCGTTCTGCTGATATTGGAATTGCGATGGGAATAAATGGAACTGATGTCACGAAGGAGTCAGCTGATTTAATTTTATTAGATGATAAGTTTACGACGATTGAGCACTCAGTTGCCGCTGGTCGAACTATTTTTACTAATATAAAAAACTTTATGCGTCATGAGTTGACAACCAATGTGGCTGAAGTTTTGTCTTTGATGTTTGGTTTGTTGTTCATTACAAGAGATATCGGTCATGTAAGTAGTAGTACCCCAATATTGACAGCTTTAATGGTGCTGTGGGTAAATATGATCAGTGATGCGTTGCCTTCGTTTGCTTTGGGATATGATGTGCCAGAGTCGGATATTATGAATAAGCCTCCTCGTGATACACATAAAACGATTTTGGATAGCAAAATGATGATGCGGATAGTTGTCCGTGGAGTTACGATGGGACTAGTTGTTTTCGGAGCATTCGTTTTGGCAGCTAGAAAAGGAATGCAAGTTGAAGAAGCACAAACGGTAGCATTCTTGACACTAGTTTTCGGTCAGTTATGGAATGTGTTTGATGCTAGAAGTTCAAAGACCTTGTATCATCGAAATCCATTCAGTAATTCTAAGTTGATCATGGCAGTAGCTTTCTCAGCACTAAGTTCATTATTTGTAACGATGTCGCCTTTCTTTAATGAAGTTATGGGGACGGCAAGACTAAGTGCTGGTGTATACTTGATGCTCATATTTGTTCCGGCAATTCCAGTATTTCTTATCTCTGGGATTAAGGCGGTGTTGTTAAAAGGCAATCTTTATGAGGTCACTGATTAA